The Pyrus communis chromosome 2, drPyrComm1.1, whole genome shotgun sequence genome includes a window with the following:
- the LOC137725915 gene encoding disease resistance protein RUN1-like, whose translation MGLIRSAQSEGASSSTSTSSPCSYHVFLSFRGEDTRKTFTDHLYTAFVKAGFLAFRDDDELERGTDIKQELHKIIQQSRSSVIVLSKDYASSRWCLDELVMILERNRTSDHVVLPVFYDIDPHQVRKQEGSFAKSFARHEKDRSLKDKVKNWRAALTEVADLAGMVLQHQADGHESKFIKKIVKVIEGKLSRTPISVAPHLIGIHSRVQNINLWLQDGSTDPDILIIYGMRGMGKTTIAKCVYNSNYKRFQGTSFLENIREISGQPNGLVQIQKQLLYDVLNGKKVKIHSISQGVIKIEDAISSRKVLLVLDDVDHMDQLDAVLRMQGQLYPGSKIIITTSNAGLLKARHHAIKVHNLQSFDRRESLELFSWHAFGQDYPIEDYLELSERVVHLSGGLPLALKILGSSLSGQSTLVWESALNKLKAIPNGEILNKLRISYDSLQDDHDKNLFLHIACFFIGMEKDVIVRILDSCDFYTVVGIQNLMDRCLVTIDEYNKVKMHHMVREMGRGIVGLESKEPCKRSRLWNHKDSFKVLTQKNGTQTIEGLVLNMEMHPAYTLSRNSNEVVLETSAFMRMHKLRLLQLIHVQLNGSFQEFPTEIRWLCWHGFPFNSLPNDFPSESLVVLEVCYSSLRQVWEGEKFLPSLKILNVSHSHCLTQTPDFSHVPNLESLILKDCASLVDVKSIGNLDRLVHLNMEDCKNIRKLPKNISSLKSLETLILSGCSNLIEFPKEMSKMESLKVLKGDGVSIHTISEVNLQPRKNPEIFWASYVPCNLVDLSLSGCNLSNDDFPGDFSNLQSLQKLNLSCNPISTLPDCIKGLKRLDELSFSQCTSLKLLAGLPTIRELIVNGCPSLEKVKFQSMSFQPKIILDESNCKLFEIDSYFKLESIENVDVRMINLLSLNNLKSAETIMLDSTLHVFKRVMKRKMHPIQGLYEYGVFSVFLVGNEVPGLFSHRSTTKSSLSITVPFRLEERIKGFNFFSVYAKPNTSSPKIDVNTDLPNPIVTVVKIGSVNRKDLTWIYGPSFFGVPGDGEDVIWLSHWRFGGQLDDGDEVTVSVYTRSEFQVKECGIELVYERNNQGTAIYPCIRAGDWAVSDEVVSGTYFLSNRYAEIDVYGSAWFSDIIKTGRDKRSERLEDDSFLLRLVEQRRSSNSVGCINRMMRIVIVVVWIPYCVYVFSFLHVPLSFIYVLVLCQQQAPIPDVLIVYTVFKTLRLLVFIYICTVMWRFFS comes from the exons ATGGGTCTTATTAGATCAGCTCAGAGTGAAGGAGCCTCCTCCTCCACTAGTACTTCTTCTCCATGCAGTTATCATGTGTTCTTGAGTTTTAGAGGCGAAGACACTCGCAAGACTTTTACTGATCATCTCTATACAGCATTTGTAAAAGCAGGCTTTCTCGCATTTCGCGATGATGATGAACTTGAGAGAGGAACAGATATCAAGCAAGAATTGCACAAAATTATCCAACAGTCACGAAGTTCGGTAATTGTGCTTTCAAAAGACTATGCGTCATCCAGATGGTGCCTTGATGAGCTTGTGATGATCCTAGAACGCAATAGGACATCGGACCATGTAGTTTTGCCAGTCTTCTATGACATCGACCCACATCAGGTGAGAAAGCAGGAGGGAAGTTTTGCAAAATCATTTGCAAGACATGAAAAAGATCGATCGTTGAAGGACAAGGTGAAGAACTGGAGGGCTGCACTTACTGAAGTTGCAGATCTAGCAGGGATGGTCTTACAGCATCAAGCTGATGg GCACGAGTCAAAATTTATCAAGAAAATTGTTAAAGTGATTGAAGGCAAACTAAGTCGTACGCCCATAAGTGTTGCTCCACACTTAATTGGAATCCATTCTCGAGTCCAAAACATTAACTTATGGCTACAGGATGGATCAACTGATCCTGACATACTTATCATATATGGGATGCGTGGAATGGGAAAGACAACCATTGCAAAATGTGTTTATAATTCAAACTATAAAAGATTTCAAGGAACCAGTTTCCTTGAGAATATAAGAGAAATTTCAGGGCAGCCGAATGGTTTAGTTCAGATACAAAAGCAGCTTCTTTATGATGTTTTGAATggcaaaaaagtaaaaatacaCAGTATTAGCCAGGGAGTAATTAAGATTGAAGATGCTATCAGCTCTAGAAAAGTTCTTCTTGTTCTAGATGATGTGGATCATATGGACCAGTTAGATGCGGTTCTTCGGATGCAAGGTCAGCTTTATCCGGGAAGTAAAATCATCATTACAACTAGCAATGCAGGGTTGCTAAAAGCTCGGCACCATGCCATTAAGGTTCATAACCTTCAAAGTTTTGACAGAAGGGAATCACTGGAGCTCTTTAGTTGGCATGCGTTTGGGCAAGACTATCCCATAGAAGATTACTTGGAACTTTCAGAAAGAGTAGTACACCTCAGTGGAGGACTTCCATTAGCTCTGAAAATTTTGGGTTCTTCTTTATCCGGGCAAAGTACACTTGTATGGGAGAGTGCATTAAACAAGTTGAAAGCTATTCCAAATGGTGAAATCTTGAATAAACTCAGAATAAGCTATGACTCTTTACAAGATGACCATGATAAAAATTTATTTCTTCACATTGCATGTTTCTTTATTGGAATGGAGAAAGATGTGATTGTTAGAATACTAGATAGCTGTGATTTCTACACGGTTGTTGGCATTCAAAATCTCATGGATAGATGTTTGGTGACAATTGATGAATATAACAAGGTTAAAATGCATCACATGGTTCGGGAAATGGGAAGAGGTATTGTTGGGTTAGAGTCAAAGGAGCCTTGCAAACGTAGTAGATTGTGGAACCATAAGGATTCGTTTAAAGTATTGACACAAAAGAAT ggaACACAAACAATTGAAGGTCTTGTGCTGAACATGGAAATGCATCCTGCATATACTCTTTCGAGAAATTCAAATGAGGTAGTTTTGGAAACCAGTGCATTCATGAGAATGCATAAACTAAGACTACTCCAGCTTATTCATGTACAACTCAACGGATCGTTTCAAGAGTTTCCTACAGAGATAAGATGGTTGTGTTGGCATGGATTTCCTTTTAATTCCTTACCCAATGACTTTCCTTCAGAAAGCCTAGTTGTTCTTGAAGTGTGCTATAGTAGCTTGAGACAAGTCTGGGAAGGAGAAAAG TTTCTTCCATCATTGAAGATCCTAAATGTCAGCCATTCCCATTGCCTTACCCAAACCCCTGACTTTTCACACGTCCCAAATCTAGAGAGTTTGATTCTTAAAGATTGTGCAAGCTTGGTTGATGTCAAATCCATTGGAAACCTAGACAGACTTGTTCATTTGAATATGGAAGATTGCAAAAACATTAGGAAGCTTCCAAAGAACATTTCTTCACTAAAATCTCTTGAAACGCTCATCCTATCTGGTTGCTCAAACCTTATTGAGTTTCCAAAGGAAATGAGTAAAATGGAATCTCTGAAAGTGCTCAAAGGAGATGGAGTTTCAATACATACCATCTCAGAGGTCAACTTACAACCAAGAAAAAATCCAGAAATATTTTGGGCTTCATATGTGCCATGCAATTTAGTAGATTTAAGTCTTAGTGGCTGCAATCTTTCCAATGATGATTTTCCTGGGGATTTCAGTAACCTTCAATCATTGCAAAAGCTAAATCTAAGCTGCAATCCAATTTCCACACTACCAGATTGCATCAAAGGTCTTAAGAGACTCGACGAACTCTCTTTTTCTCAGTGTACGAGTCTCAAATTGCTTGCAGGGCTTCCAACTATCAGAGAACTGATAGTGAATGGTTGCCCGTCATTGGAAAAAGTAAAATTTCAATCAATGTCGTTCCAACCAAAAATCATCTTAGATGAATCCAACTGCAAGCTATTTGAGATTGACTCATACTTCAAGTTAGAATCAATAGAAAATGTTGATGTACGTATGATCAACCTTTTGAGCTTGAACAACTTGAAATCCGCAGAAACAATTATGTTGGACAGTACCCTGCACGTGTTCAAACGTGTGATGAAGAGGAAGATGCATCCCATCCag GGATTGTATGAATATGGTGTATTCAGCGTATTTCTTGTTGGTAATGAGGTTCCAGGCCTGTTCAGTCATAGAAGTACAACAAAGTCGTCATTGTCTATAACTGTGCCTTTCCGTCTTGAAGAAAGGATTAAAGGCTTCAACTTCTTCTCTGTCTATGCAAAGCCTAACACTAGTTCTCCTAAGATCGATGTGAACACAGATTTACCCAACCCAATAGTCACTGTAGTGAAGATTGGCAGTGTAAATAGAAAGGACCTGACCTGGATCTATGGCCCATCATTCTTTGGTGTCCCAGGTGATGGAGAAGACGTGATATGGTTAAGTCATTGGAGGTTTGGGGGGCAATTAGATGATGGTGATGAGGTGACTGTTTCAGTATACACGCGATCTGAGTTTCAGGTAAAAGAGTGCGGCATTGAGCTTGTGTACGAGAGGAATAACCAAGGGACTGCCATTTATCCATGTATCAGAGCGGGAGACTGGGCAGTTTCTGATGAGGTGGTCTCTGGCACATACTTCCTCAGCAATCGATATGCAGAAATCGATGTGTATGGGTCTGCATGGTTTAGCGACATCATTAAGACAG GGAGGGATAAAAGGAGTGAGAGATTAGAAGATGACAGTTTTCTACTCCGATTGGTAGAGCAACGGAGGAGCAGCAATAGTGTCGGTTGCATAAATCGGATGATGAGAATCGTGATAGTGGTGGTCTGGATCCCTTACTGCGTCTACGTTTTCTCTTTTCTCCATGTCCCTCTCTCTTTTATCTATGTCCTGGTGTTATGCCAGCAACAGGCCCCAATTCCCGATGTTCTAATAGTCTACACCGTGTTCAAAACTTTACGTCTCTTGGTATTTATCTATATTTGTACGGTGATGTGGCGATTTTTTTCCTGA